The following DNA comes from Mugil cephalus isolate CIBA_MC_2020 chromosome 6, CIBA_Mcephalus_1.1, whole genome shotgun sequence.
AAAACTGCCCTCAGTCCCTCTTTCTCAAAGTGTTTGGCCCAGGCTCGCCTCTGCTCCCTGGTCAGCAGGTCAGCTTTGTTCACAAGAAGCATGTTCACCTTATCCCCTGAAACCTCTTTCACATACGACTCCTGGAGGCacacaacaggaaacaagtTTCTCAGTCACTAGAACATAAATGAGAAGTACACATTGATACAGTATTCCAGCTGGTTGCAGAAAGGGGTCTACTGACTTACAGATTAATTTACTGGCACGTAAGTCCAATAATAAAGATTTCGTCAACTCTATAAATGAAGACACCAGCATTTTGAGCACCTACACTCCTGAACAAAATTATAGGACTGCGAGAAAAATTACaagaatttgcattttataCTGTTGGACTAACCAAACTGTAAGTAGAActccaaaatgcaaaaagaagaaactggagcaagagacaaaaaaaaaaaaccaaaaactgcattttcaaaCAGACTGTTAATCAGCTGACCCAAAACAGGacctaaaaatgtcaaaaaaggaCTCAGTAGTGAGCAGCCCCACCATTCTTGCTGATCACTTCAAAATTCGTTTTCCGAGTGTTTCCAGGGGGCTGGTGGGAACATTGCTCCATGCAGTGTTCCCACCGTCTGAAAGTGACATCTGTTTTTGTCAAAGAATAATACGTTCTTCCACCTTTCAGTGTCCCATGTTTGTTGCTCCATCACAAAGTCCAGATGGGTAACTTTGTGGCGTGGCCTTTGAAGACATTTTTTCGTTCTTCAAAGCCTCGCAGGTGCCATCTCATGGGTACTGGGCTTAAGTCAGCATCAGTAAGGgccttcattattttttattgctattaACTACtttcacctgtttttctttttgctagtGTAAAactgagctgctgtgaccaagcaatgtggatgaaaaaaaagcttgttAGTGCTCAGTCTAAGAAAAATTGGATAAACTCCAGATTTTAAAAGATTCATCCTTTTTAAGACCATGGTCTTAAATTTTTGATCACCCGATGAACAACCTGGGTTTAGATGCAGTTTTCAAAAAAGTTGCctagaatttatttttttgtaccttACTCCAGTTGCATTCTGAAGCTCTACTTACAACCTGGTTATGATCAACCAATTCAACATGGAAATACTTTTCCCCCAGTCCTAAGATTTTTTTCAAGAGTGTATTCTGAAGAAGGCCTAGGTCACTGAGAAacatatattaacatatttacCAGGTCAAGACATCTGAACAGCATGGGATTTCTGGCATCAACAATTTGAACGACAATATCactaagaaaaaacacaaaaacatttttttctttagtatcaaataaagaaaactcaTTCTTCATTACAGACAAGTAATAACTCATAGCATAGCAGTAacactgattttgtttttacctcCTCTCAATCACCCTCCACAGCTGTCTCCAGAATTCAAGGTTCCTCTCAAATGGGGTGAGAATTAATTTCTGTTCCTCTTCCAGTCTTTGAAAACAACACTTACAATTAACTAAATTACTGACATCAGTTATACAACACAAATGTATCATAAAGTATATGTTAGAGAATGTAACAAATCCCTGCATGGTACAAAGCCTTTGAGTCAGTCTATTAACATAGAAAAGCTCAATTAAGAGCATAGATTATTACATACTGGGCAAGTTCTCGCCTCCACTCCAAGAAACTATCTTTCTCTGCCTGCTGAAGGACTTCTGGACTGGTACTTCCGTCCCAGTGAGGGCTTGAAACGAGAAGACACTTACTCTGTATGTTCTGCATATAATGTGTACGAAATTAACTAGATCTGTTCAACTTACCGTCTAGGAATTCTAAGGAAATGCTCATTGTCTTTGTGCAGCTTCTTCAAcctgtttttctcctctgctgttaATAAGCCTGCTCTAGCTTCAGCTGGCACAAACTTGATATTGAGTTTCTCTAAGAAGACAAAAGAACACGCATGAAACGTAATGAGCAGCGGAATAAACTTACAAAACATAAGTTTTATACAAGGAAACAGAGTTCCAAGGAGGCTGAATACAACTCAGTAAATTAACACAACAATGTGCGAGAAGTGTCCACTACAGAACCCCTAAAgggacataaaaagaaaaaaatatatagaaaaaaataaataagaactaTGTAGTGCTCACAAGATAATAACTCATGCTCATGAGACAAGTATCTCAGGCACGAGCTGTCTCTAGGGGGTGCACAAGATGAAAGATGTATTTGCATGGGACTAGTTTCACCTGTGACGTCCTGTAATTCAGGTATCAaccctacgtctgtgtttcatgtggggCATTCGCACGGCGCGACCTCTGCTATTTCcacctcactccactgcatgtccGAGACAGCTTTAGCTACTttagtaaattataatggataatatcaaatatatttttgatcgtatcctggggaagaaattagcaatgacctgtcagtatttaatccAGCTCCACATTTGCTGATAAAcaaaatgcttgatttaatgatttcatctgtcTAGACAGGTGAATAGGTCAGAGACATCTCCACTGTACTCCCTAACATCAGTCCACACTTTCATTTACATCGTGATTTAGTGacatgagacagaaaaacatgggATTCAAACAAAAGCCCTCCCATTACCGAGAtgctgattcacactggattagtttatCACTTCATCACAATAATCACTTACAACAGTGTTGTAACCGTGATTATtttgttatactgtatgtatgttcTGGTCATTTGAGCATGATTACAcatgaacatgataaaaaatgtgataaattaaTTCGTTGCGAATCACTGCAAATCCACATATGTGATGGGGGGtgatttgcatctttttctGTCTCGTGTCACTTAAGAATCACGATGTTCTGTAAATGAAAGTCTGAATTGATGTTGTAGACGTCTCTCTCCCATTCACCCactaaatactgacaggtcgttggtaatttctttcccgggataaatagtatcaaaaatattcattcatacaaATGAACCATTttgacatgcagtggagtggGCTGGAACGCAGTGGAGATCATGCCAACATGTATCTCGTGAGCACGAGATAGttcttcttgtttatttttccccatGTCCCTTTAGGGGCTCCATAGTCCCCTGACTTTGGACTGAAAGTAAAGTATTATCTACAATATCCACATTCAATTtgaaataatgttaatattaCTTACCAGCAACAAACTCTGTTCCTGCCAGTTCAGCAGTGGCCAGAAAATCATCCATGGAGCTTTGTTCCGTCACTGACTGCAGGTTCAGCCGTCCCCAATCATACCCATCATTCAGTTCACTGGTGTGAAgctggaaatgtgaaaaaaagacCACCGAAAACGCATATTAGTGCAAATAACATTGAGTAGCACCACAATTTACCTATTATGGTAGTCTTTATTCTCCGTGATACTTTTgaatcacaaacacactgtgagTAATAGCAGCAACTCCATGAAcggttccaaaaaaaaatcaataaagctTCTTGATGATTTATGTCCATACATAATACTATGTAACGCACCACCGGATAACTATCTCCATGACTCATCTTGAAGAGTTTGATATAAGCTAGTTGTTTCCATGTCATACCCACGAGTCGGCCTTCTTGTTTCCTCGGTTTGCCTGAAGTCTCTCCTTAATCAGGGCTCTGCCCAGTCCGCCTCCTCCGCCAGCTTTCTTCTTACCCATAGTAACTTCTGATGTTATCACTTGACAAAACAATACGGTAATATAAATGTGTCCCCGAACTAATCTGACTCCCTTGCTAGCTACTCAGCTCCATGTGCACTACGTTGTTGTCGTATAGAGCGGAAGTGGGACAGACCACTGTGATCACATATCCTGAGAGTTGCAACGGACCTGTTTTGAAAATTGAATAAGCCTTTTCCATAAACAAATaggcgtttttttgtttgtgttttgttttgttttttttttttttttaaaaaaagcgaAGTAATTCCTTTCTTAAATCATTAACATACATTATTAAATCAGTTTATAATAGACAGCGATGATTACGTAGTTACGGTTCTTTCTAGTTACCCGGCCAGCACATAAATGTGCCCTGAAGAAACTGAGTGAAAAAACAAACGTTCCTATTGCATAACAAATTagaaatatgtaatatatatgtgtatctAATTAATAGGAAACTATTATTTAAACAGAGGCTGAAACtgtcaaaatattttttgtctttaaaaacacggtaaaataacacataaatgCTCTTCCACAAAGAGGCTTCTATGGGATAAATGTACGCACTTCTGAAGAGAACCAAAAGATGGCAGCATAAAACAGCAGTCTCAGAATTGCTCTAACGCCGTCTTCCACAAAAACGAATGATGGCCTGACATGGACTAGTAAATACGTTGCCTCTGCGTTAATACTTTGGTCTATTTTAAGTGTGATAGaagaaattatttaatattaatttaaaatgagtgaATTTCATTCGAGAAGGGGAACAGTTAAGAGCAATTATAACAGCCCAGCTTTAAAAACGGAATGAAACAGTACCAATCAGAAACTATCCAGTTCATCAGTTCTAAACGTAATAATTTCGTTTTCCTTTCACTTATATTCctaaagaaatttcatttttttatttcattatttttttctgtataacAATATGAAAATGCCAAGGATTGCCGGTCTAAGTAAAGTCCTTGTCAGCCAATGTTTTGTTAGTACATGCGgtgcttttttttatgaaacttgatcaaaaaaaatattaactatTTATGTATAATAGTTTATATGTACACAAAGGACACAATAGATACATTCGGATTCGTTAGATGTATACAGCATTGTTCAAGTGCAAATTAATTTGCCAATCCAAGTTTAATCTCACTTGGTTCAGTCCCCCCCGCAGTCACGCTGAAATGGTTTCTCCCTGTATATTACCCAAGAAATTCTCCCCGCATCAGCAGACTGTACTCTGCGTTACAGTTATATGGGGCGGCATTACAATGGATGAGGGTCCTTTAGAGGATGGACAGATAAAGTACGGTGTTTTAGAGTTCAGTTGCCATAGAGTAGCTCATAAATGACCTGACAGGCAGTAAACACCTCACTAGCATTTCGTAGTGGtattaagtttatttattttttctttctctctcagtgtTGCTGTTGACTGGAAACAACGATAAAATGCTGCCTTGGAAGAAGAATAAGTTCGACTTGATTGAGGAAGACAAGCAGTCCAAGCAGAAGGGCTATGCGGTGAGTCTCAACTACTCTGCGCTCACCTCCTTTGCCAAGTCCTGCCCCGAGAGCGCGATCAACAGGGTGGGCAGCATGTTTAagtcaaagaggaaaaaggtgAAGATCACCAGCGAGGACCCCACCTACACAGTGCTCTACCTGGGGAATGCCACCACTATCCAGTCTAAAGGAGACGGCTGCACGGACGTTGCGGTGAGCAAGATCTGGGGCAAAAGCGATATGGGCAAGAACGGCACCAAGATGAGGCTGACCATCAGCTCGCAGGGCATCCGTATGGTGCATGTGGATGACAAAGCGAGGAGGCCGGGACACTTGTACTTGCTGCACCGGATAACCTACTGCGTCGCGGACCCACGGCTACCCAAGATTTTCGCTTGGATTTACAGGCATGAGATGAAGCACAAGGCCGTGATGCTGCGCTGCCACGCAGTGTTAGTGTCCAAGCCGGAGAAGGCAAAGGCCATGGCGCTGCTTCTTTACCAGACCTCGGCCACAGCCCTGGCCGAGTTCAAAAGACTTAAGCGGAGGGACGATGCCaggcaccagcagcagcagctcatagGGGAGCAAACGATCCCGTTAGTCCCCCTTAGGAAGCTGCTGAACGGACAGTGTTACTACAAACCTCCGGTGGAGCGCAGCCGGAGCGCGCCTAAGCTGGGCTCCATTACAGAAGACTTGGTCggcgaagaagaagaggagaaagcgATGCACTTTGAGTGTGAGGACATCCTAGATACAGATCATGATTGTGTTTCCAATGGTAAACAGGAGTTGACTCAGATAATTAATGACTTGGGAGAAATGAGCATAGGAAACGACGTGCAGACACTGAAAGCTGACCTCAGAGTCACCAGACTCCTCTCTGGGGAGAGCACGGGGAGTGAATCCTCTATTGAAGGCAACCAGGAGCCACCTGCAATCACTAACGGGTTTGAAGAGGTAAAGGTGCAGGAAATTGCCTGAATAACTTCAGACATTTCTGGGCACAGTGGTTTGTTGAGCCACAATGACTCCGCAAGAAATATTTCCTCTGTCGTTAACTTTGTGTTGGAGTGTCTGTCTAGTCTGTGCCTCTACAACTAATTGAGATGATCCAGAAAAGATCATCTGAGGTTCTTACTGCCACGTGGAGTTACCCAGTAATTAGGCTACTAAAAGATATTTTAAGATGGTGTAAACACAGAATAATAAGGAAAACAAGTGCACGTCTGGTTGACAGATAACTGGTCAATCGACAAAGTTGCAGTGGCTTTAGGATGAACGGCACTAATTCCATGTCTTTTATTTAAGAGGATTTGTTGTAGAATCAAGCTTGTTTACCTAACCCTTTTTGTCTCACTTgaaaatagacttttttttctgtttaaacttGCTCCAAACATGATTGAAAAAAAGCCCATGCCTCTTTTAGAGCACATTTTGTTCTTAGGTATTGAGTGGGTGTAAACAATCATCATCTTAATGTTCCTGTCacccttttcatttatttgattttgcaCTGTTGTGGAATTCTTCTTTTAAGTATTATGTTGATTACCATGTACATACTGTTGGTATGTTGCCCAAAAACATTAATGTCATATCTTTgctgtgcaaaagaaaaatggcttTATGTATTTAGATGTAAAgatgtttaaaatataaataatgttattttttaaaaaagaatatacatatatatatatatatatatatatatatatatatatatatatacaaaaatgtgGTTTGTGAACCTCagaattgtaaataaaaaaagaaaatgatatgAAATTGTTGAAT
Coding sequences within:
- the fam43a gene encoding protein FAM43A, whose protein sequence is MLLLTGNNDKMLPWKKNKFDLIEEDKQSKQKGYAVSLNYSALTSFAKSCPESAINRVGSMFKSKRKKVKITSEDPTYTVLYLGNATTIQSKGDGCTDVAVSKIWGKSDMGKNGTKMRLTISSQGIRMVHVDDKARRPGHLYLLHRITYCVADPRLPKIFAWIYRHEMKHKAVMLRCHAVLVSKPEKAKAMALLLYQTSATALAEFKRLKRRDDARHQQQQLIGEQTIPLVPLRKLLNGQCYYKPPVERSRSAPKLGSITEDLVGEEEEEKAMHFECEDILDTDHDCVSNGKQELTQIINDLGEMSIGNDVQTLKADLRVTRLLSGESTGSESSIEGNQEPPAITNGFEEVKVQEIA